The Gemmatimonadaceae bacterium DNA segment TGCTGCTCGGAACCGGCGTGGGCGGTCGGTCGGCGGCCTCGGCGGCGGAGGCGATACTGCAGCGCGCCGGAGGATCACTACGGCGGTTGGGACAACTGCCGGTGGCGACGCTCACCTCCGTGCACGGGCTGGGGGAGGTGCGGGCGCTGGCGGTGCACGCGGCGTTGGAGCTGGGGCGGCGCCTTGCCGCCGAGTCCAACGACGACGGCGAGCCGCTGCGCGGGCCGCGGGACGTGTGGCGCTACTACGGCCCGCGACTCGAAGGGCTGACGGTGGAGGAGTTCCACGTGGCCGTGCTCGATGCCCAGCACCGGTTGGAGCGCGATGTGCTGGTGACGCGCGGCATCCTCAACTCCTCGCTGGTGCACCCGCGGGAGGTGTTCCGGGAGGCGATCGCCGAGCGGGCGGCGAGCATCGTGCTGGTGCACAATCACCCCAGCGGGGACCCGACGCCGAGTTCGGACGATCGGGCGATTACGACCCAGCTAGTGGCGGCGGGGCGGTTGTTGGATATCCCGATTCACGATCACGTGGTGATTGGACGGGGAAGGTTCGTCTCGTTTGCGGAGATGGGGTTGTTGTGACGAGACGGAAGAGGGAAGACGGAAGACGGAGGTCAGAAGTCAGAAGCCGGGAAATGGGCGACCCACGCGCAACGATGCGTCGCGGACGTGGTCCTCTCAATCCGCCATCCTCTCATCTCCCGATCCAGTGCGTCCACTTCACCGTCACCACATTCGTCCCGGTGCTGCCGAGCAGTCCACTGCCGTGCGGAGAGAGACCCTGCTGCGTCGGGTCGCCGTCGTGGTCGCGGGCCTGGGTCCAGACCAGGAAGAGCGTTGAGCTGGGCCGGTACTCCCAGCGCAGTACGGCGTTGCCGCGGAACTGGGCGCGGCCAAAGCTGGGATCGGTGACCGTGACGGCGGAGCTGCCGCTGCCGAGTGTGACGCGCCCGTCGGCGTTGCGCTGCACCTCGGATGCAGGGTAGCGGCGCAGGCGGTCAGCCCAGGTACTCGCACGCGGCGCGACGACTTCGTCGAACGCGGCGATGCGTCCCGCGGCGACGAAGGGCTGCGCGTAGAGCTGCAGCGAGACGTTGGGCGTGAACGAGAAGTTCACGCGGGAGGTCAACGACAGTTGCCGCTGCTGCAGGTCGCCGACGACGGAGCGCTGGGCGCCATCGGCGGAGGTCGCGTTGCCGATGAATTGCCAAGGCAGGCGATTGCGGGCGATGAGCGTCCCAAGCGTGATCTCCGCGCGGGGGGACGGACGGAGGGTGACGTCGGGCGTAACGTTGTGCACGTATCCGTCGGCGCCGCTGGCCCGCAGGTAGAAGTGGCCCACCCCGAAGCTCGCGCGTTTGCGCGGGTCGCTGGCATAGCGGACGAACAGCGACTGACGGGTGGGGATGAGCAACGCGGGTCCGCCGCGCAGCATATGCGTGGCCAACGCCGAGCCGTCGAGTCCGTACTCCGCGGTGAGCGTGCGGAAGCTCTGGAACTGCGTGCGCCCGAAGAGCCTCGCCCCGCGCAGCGTGTTCTCGCCGGCCGTGGTGACCTGGTACCACGAGTTGAACCACAGCGAGCGCGTCCGCGTTCGGGGGGTCTGTTGTACGGATTCGTAGCCGAGCCATCCTCCCGTGTGGAGCATATCCGCCCGCGCCATCAGGCCGAGGTCGTTGGCCTCGAAGCCCGGCGTCTTGAGCGAGGAGCCGAGTCCGGCCCGGAAGTTGCCGCCGGCGGTCTTGGCGATGGAGACGTTCGCTGCGAGCCCGACGAGCGAAGTCGCGGACGAGTCCACGGCTAAATGCCGCGCGTCTGAGCGCTGGTACAGGCGGGTGATGCTGCGTTGTGTCGCGGTGATGGCGGTCGCGGTGCCGCGCACCTCGCTCCCCACGAACGCGCCTTCCACCTGCCAGCGTGCGCCCGCGAAGCGTCGGCGCATCGTGACGCCCCCCACGAGCGCCCCGCTACGCAACGAGGTGAGCGGCGTCCCGTCGAGTCGCCGGTGTGTGGACGTCGCGAAGAGGCCGACGGTGCCTTCGCCGCCGCTGACGTCACGCGCGAGTCGCAGCACGCCGTAATGCGTCATCGGTTCGATGACGCTGCTGCCCGGCCCGCCTGCGCCATCGACGAACTGCACGCGCGTTTCCTCGGTGAGCGCCGAGAGTGCCCCGATGGCCCAGCCATCCCGCGTCTTGCCCGAGAGCTTGAGCGCGCCGAGCAGTCGCGTGGCATCCACGCGCTCGCCGTGGGCGGCGTTGCCCGGCAGGCTGCCCTGGGGGCTGCGCCCGATGCGACGCGAGTAGAACAGTTGATCGCGGCCGGCGATCCAGCTCTGCGTGGAAATGTCCTGCTGGAAGAGGTCGCCGCCCTCGACAAAGAACGGACGGCGTTCGGCGAAGGCGACCTCGATGCCGCTGAGGTTCACGAGCCCCGGATCCGCCTCCACCTGGCCGAAGTCCGGGAGGATGGACGCCGAGAGCGTGAGATCGTTGGTGACGCCGAGCCTTACGTCGGCGCCCACGCTGCGCGCGACGCGATCCTGCCGGAAGAATGGGTTGCCGGGCTGGGCAGGCGCGTGGGTCAGCGAGCTGAGCGTGAACGGCATCAGCTCCACGCGGCGCATCCGCGACGGTGGTTCGATGCCGGTGAGCGTGCCGAACCGGGACACGAAGCCGCCGAGTGCCGGCGTGACGAGCGTCCACGACGAGCGCTCGGCGCGGCGCGCGAGGTCGCGGGCGAACTGGATGCCCCATTCACTCGTTTCGCGGCTTGCGTCGAAGCGCAGTTGCGAGAGCGGGATGCGGAACTCGGCCGTCCACCCGCTCGCGTCACGGCGCGCGGCGCCATCCCACACGGCATCCCACCCGAGGTCCTCGCTGAACTCGTTGTCGCCGGAGATGTAGGAGTCGCGCTTCACGCCGGCCGGGTTGAGCCCGAAGCGGAATGCCGTCCGTCGATCCTGATACGAATCGATGATGACGTGCACCCAGTCGGAGTAGCCGTTGAAGTCACGGCGGGCGAGCGGGGCGATGATGGAGTCGGGCGCGCTATCGTCCATCCTCAGCGCGACGTAGAGTGCCTGATCGTCGAAGAGCACCATCGCGCGAGTTGGTTGGGTCGCGGCGGCCCCGGGCTGCGGCGACGACTGCACGAAGTTCGTGGCGACGGCGGCCGTCTCCCACTCGGCGGCGTCGAGGACGCCGTCGATGCGGACCGGGTTGGCGCGTCGGCGTGCCGCGGTGCTGCGCCCTTCGATGGGGCTCGCCGCGCTGGCTGCCGCGCGACGCAGGTCGCGATCCGCCGCGCTGGCACTTACGAGCGTCGGCGATTGTGCGTGGAGCGCGACCGAGAGGACGAGCTGCATCGAGAGGGCGCTGACGGCGAGAACGGAGGGTTTCTGCACGGTGAACCGGAGGGAGATGAGTCTCCGGCATCGTACAGTCCGCCCGTGGCGTTGTGGTGGCCACCGCGCGAAGGGGCGGTGGGGAGGATGTCAGCGCCGTGTCAGCGCGCAGCGCTACAGCGCGAGGCGGTATCCGGCTTTCCGCACCGTGATGATGTGTCGTGGCTCGCCGGGATGCGCTTCCAGCTTGCGGCGCAGTTCCATCACGTGTGTGTCCACCGTGCGCGAGACGATGCTGGCATCGTAGCCCCAGACTTGGCGCATCAGGTCATTGCGCGAGACCACCGTGCCCGCGCGGTCGAGTAGCGCGATGAGCAGCTCGTACTCCATCGGCGCCAGCGCCACCGCCCTGCCGGCGCGTGTGACGGCGCGGGCGGCGCGGTCGACCTTCACGTCACCGAAGCCGTCGATGCCGGGAAGCTGGCCGAGTTGCGCACGCCGCAGCAGGGCCTCGACGCGGGCCATCAGCTCGAGCACGCCGAAGGGCTTGGTGACGTAGTCATCGGCGCCGGAGCGCAGGCCGAGCACTTTGTCGGATTCCTGGCCACGGGCCGTGAGCATCAGTACCGGGGCACGGAAGCCGGCGTCGCGGACGGTACGCAGCACGCGGTAGCCGTCCATCCCGGGGAGCATCAGGTCGAGGATGACCAGATCGGGTTTCCACTGGAGGATGTGTTGGACGCCGCTCGGCCCGTCCTCGGCGACGCGCACGTCGTAGCCTTCGATCTCGAGGTTATTGCGCAGGCCGAAGGCGAGGTCCGGATTGTCTTCGACGATCAACACCCGACCTCTCACGCGGCCGCTCCGCGACGAGGCAGTTCGACGACGAAGCGCGCGCCGCGTCCGGACTCCGGTGTCTCGATCCAGGCGCGGCCCTCGTGCGCAAGCACGAGCTCGCAGACCACTGCGAGGCCGATGCCGGAGCCGGCGACGGCGGAGTTGACGTCGCGCTCGAGGCGCTGGAAGGCCTTCCAGATGCGCACGCGATCCGAGGCCGGGATGCCCGGGCCCTCATCTTCGACGCTGACGCGCACCGCGTCGCCTACGCACTTCAGGGCGACGTGGACGGCTTGGCCGGCAGGGCCGTACTTCACCGCATTGTCGAGGAGATTCAGCACGATCTGTCGCAGCGCTGCGGGGTCTACCTTGGCGATGGCGTCCTCGGCGAGGGCCGACGTGACGCTCACCTGACGGGCGCGCGCCACGGGCTGGAAGACCTCCACCGTCTCGCGCAGGAGCGGCGCCAGCGGCTGCTCCGCGCGCGAGAGCACGACGGCCTGCCGCTCGGCGCGCGAGAACTGCAGGATGTTCTCCACCAGATGCGAGAGCCGACGCGCCTCTTGGTCGATGATCTCGAGCGAGCGTGTCCGTTCGGCGTCGTTGCGGACGCGGCCGAGCAACAGCGTCTCGGCGAACATCCGCAACTGGGCCAGCGGCGTGCGGAGTTCGTGGGAGACGGAGGCGATGAAGTCCGTGCGTAGCCGTTGCAGTTCGTCTTCGCGACGTAGGAGCATCGCACCGCCCAGCACGAGGGCCAGCGCCAGCGTGAGGGAGGCGACGACCAGCGGGAGGTTGGAGCGCGGGAGCCCTTCGGGGTACACCACTTCGGCGATGTCCGGGCGCAGCGTCACCCGCGTGTCGACGCCGCCGAAGGCATCGAGGAGGTGGCCGGCCACGTAGTCGCTCGCGTAGTGGCGGCGTGACTCCGCCACCAGGCCGCCGGCCGCGTCGCGGACGACGACGCTGAAGATCGAGTCGTTCGGCAGGCCCCGCGTGATGTTGGGCGGCAGCACGTGGCCCACCGAGATGATCTTCTCGTAGATCGGCCGAGCGATGCGCGCGAGGCAGAATTCCGCGCCGTAGGCCGCGAGCTGGTTGCCAGCCTCGTCCCACTTGACGGTCAGGATGATGCTGCGCCGCTCCCCGCTGACGCTTCCGCTGAGCGCGGAGTAGGTGAAATCCCGACCGTGGCCGGTCGGAGCGTAGGCCATCACCGTGTCCTTGATCCACGCGGCAAAGGCCGGCGTGAACGGGGGACCGGCGGTCTCGAGCCGACCCGAGCGAAGGTCCACGCGGAAGACCGACGCGTCGCTGTCCGGGTCGCAGCGGTAACTGGGCTTGAGCGTGCTGACCAAGACCTCGGCCCCCGGCAGCCGGGCGCCCGCCGGCAGCGGCGCCGCGGGGTTGACCGGGGAGAACATCCAGACGAACTGCGCGTACAACTGCTCCTTGACGGAAATCGCAATCTCCCAGGCCGCGAAGCCGGCATACTCGCGCAGCGTCTGGACGGCGTCCCAGCGCCGGCGGTGTGCGGCGTCCCAGGCCCGGTAGGCGAGGAACCCGGTCAGCCCGAGGCTGATGGCGAGGATGACAAGCAGGGGGCGCGAGTTGCGGCGCATACGTGAGGGAAACTAGCGCGGCAGGCGCCGGGTAGAGTCAGGGAACTGTCAAGAATGAGGAGCGAAAGGGAAGCGCGCGGCCGGGAGGAGCGAGGCGAGAAGGGTGGAGGGGTCGAGGGCGAAGCGTCCCCGCTCCTCCCCCGTGTTCCCGCACGCCTTCCGCCTCCCTCCTCCAGCCCCGCGCCTTTCCCTCGCTCTCCGCCCCTCTATTATTCGCTTGTGACCACCCCCGTCCTCTCCGACATCATCCCCGGCTGGGACCTGGCTGCCGACGCGGCGTCAGCGCGCTTGGACGCGGACCTGTTGGCCAGGGCGTACCGCTTTTCGGAGAAGGCACACGCGGGGCAGACGCGGCGCAACGGCGACCCCTACGTCACGCACTGCGTCGAGGTGGCCAAGATCCTCGCCGAGCTGCAACTCGATTCCATCACCGTCGCCAGCGGGCTGATCCACGACGTGGTGGAGGACACGGCGTACTCGGTTGAGGATGTGGAGCGTGAGTTCGGGCGCGAGGTGGCGCAGATCGTGGACGGCCTCACGAAGATCGGCCACCTCCCGCTGGCCTCGCGCGAAGAGCGGCAGGTGGAGAGCTACCGCAAGCTGCTGCTCTCGGTGGCCAAGGACGTGCGCGTGATCCTCGTGAAGCTGGCGGACCGGCTGCACAATATGCGTACGCTGGAATGGATGCCGGAGGAGAAGCGGCAGCGCATCGCGATGGAGACGCGCGACCTCTACGCGCCGATGGCGCACCGCTTCGGCCTCAACTCGCTGAAGGCGGAACTCGAGGACCTGGCCTTCAAGTGGCTGGAGCCCGACGAGTACCGGGCGCTGGCGAAGATGGTGGCGCAGACGCGGGCCGACCGCGATGCGCTGACGGCTGAGATGGCCGAGCCGCTGGAGCGGCGGCTGCGCGAGGCGGGCGTGGTCGTGTACGAGGTCAGCGGCCGCCCCAAGCATCTCTGGTCCATCCAGAAGAAGATGGAGAAGCGCGCGAAGCCGTACGGGGAGATCTACGACCTCTACGCCATCCGCGTGCTGGTGGAAAACATCCCCGAGTGCTACCACGCGCTGGGCGTGATCCACGGGGCGTGGACGCCGCTGCAGGAGCGTATCAAGGACTACATCGCCTCGCCGAAGAGCAACGGCTACCAGTCATTGCACACGACGGTGTTCGGCCCGCGCGGCACGCTGTTCGAGATCCAGATCCGCACTCGCGAGATGCACCGCACGGCGGAGTACGGCATCGCGGCGCACTGGGTGTACAAGGGCGATGCCAAGGGCGGCAAGGACCTGGATCGCCACCTGGCCTGGTTCCGGCAGGTGCTGGAACTGCAGCTCGACGCCGAGACGCCGGACCAGTTCCTCGAGTTCCTCAAGCTCGACCTGTACCAGGACGAGATCTTCGTCTTCACGCCCGGCGGCGACGTGATCCAGCTGCCGAAGGGCGCGACGCCAATCGACTTCGCCTTCGCGGTGCACACGCAGCTGGGCCTGCACACGCAGGGGGCGCGGGTGAACGGGCGCATCGTGCCGCTCTCGCGCGAGCTGCGGAACTCGGAGACAGTGGAGGTCATCCGCTCGCCCAACGCGCGGCCCAGCCGCGACTGGCTGGCGCACGTGCGCACCGGCCGCGCGCGGCACAAGATCCGCCAGTGGCTGCGCAACGAGGAGCAGAAGACCTTCATCACGGTGGGGCAGGAGATCCTCGAGCGCGAGCTGCGCCGCCGGAAGCACGCCAAGCTGACGGAACCCGAGCTGCAGCGCGGCGCCGAGGCGCTCAAGCTCAACGGGCCGGACCACATCCACGCGAGCATCGGATCCGGCGACATCACGGTCACGCAACTGCTGAAGGCGATCTATCCGGACCTGGACGAGTCCGAGTCGACGGCGATCAAGCCCAGCCCCATCGAGCGGCTAATCGACCGGATGCGCGGCCCGCGGCATTCCAAGGGCCTGCGCATCCAGGGCGCCGACGGCCTGCTGGTGCGCTACGCCCAGTGCTGCCAGCCGGTGCCGGGCGACTCGGTGGTCGGCTACGTGACCCGCGGGCGCGGCGTGAGCATCCATCGGCACGACTGCCCGAACCTACTCTTCCTCGTGCACGAGCCCGAGCGCCGGCTCGAGATCGACTGGCAGGAGACGGCGGGAGAGCGCTTCGTCGTGCGGCTGGCGATCGAAGGCAGCGACCGCCGCGGACTCTACGCCGACCTCGCGGCGGCCGTCAGCGGCACGGGCACGGACATCCGCTCGCTGGAACTGCGGACCA contains these protein-coding regions:
- a CDS encoding carbohydrate binding family 9 domain-containing protein; its protein translation is MQKPSVLAVSALSMQLVLSVALHAQSPTLVSASAADRDLRRAAASAASPIEGRSTAARRRANPVRIDGVLDAAEWETAAVATNFVQSSPQPGAAATQPTRAMVLFDDQALYVALRMDDSAPDSIIAPLARRDFNGYSDWVHVIIDSYQDRRTAFRFGLNPAGVKRDSYISGDNEFSEDLGWDAVWDGAARRDASGWTAEFRIPLSQLRFDASRETSEWGIQFARDLARRAERSSWTLVTPALGGFVSRFGTLTGIEPPSRMRRVELMPFTLSSLTHAPAQPGNPFFRQDRVARSVGADVRLGVTNDLTLSASILPDFGQVEADPGLVNLSGIEVAFAERRPFFVEGGDLFQQDISTQSWIAGRDQLFYSRRIGRSPQGSLPGNAAHGERVDATRLLGALKLSGKTRDGWAIGALSALTEETRVQFVDGAGGPGSSVIEPMTHYGVLRLARDVSGGEGTVGLFATSTHRRLDGTPLTSLRSGALVGGVTMRRRFAGARWQVEGAFVGSEVRGTATAITATQRSITRLYQRSDARHLAVDSSATSLVGLAANVSIAKTAGGNFRAGLGSSLKTPGFEANDLGLMARADMLHTGGWLGYESVQQTPRTRTRSLWFNSWYQVTTAGENTLRGARLFGRTQFQSFRTLTAEYGLDGSALATHMLRGGPALLIPTRQSLFVRYASDPRKRASFGVGHFYLRASGADGYVHNVTPDVTLRPSPRAEITLGTLIARNRLPWQFIGNATSADGAQRSVVGDLQQRQLSLTSRVNFSFTPNVSLQLYAQPFVAAGRIAAFDEVVAPRASTWADRLRRYPASEVQRNADGRVTLGSGSSAVTVTDPSFGRAQFRGNAVLRWEYRPSSTLFLVWTQARDHDGDPTQQGLSPHGSGLLGSTGTNVVTVKWTHWIGR
- the radC gene encoding DNA repair protein RadC — encoded protein: MTSVLDLPPQDRPRERLRALGSQALTTSELLALLLGTGVGGRSAASAAEAILQRAGGSLRRLGQLPVATLTSVHGLGEVRALAVHAALELGRRLAAESNDDGEPLRGPRDVWRYYGPRLEGLTVEEFHVAVLDAQHRLERDVLVTRGILNSSLVHPREVFREAIAERAASIVLVHNHPSGDPTPSSDDRAITTQLVAAGRLLDIPIHDHVVIGRGRFVSFAEMGLL
- a CDS encoding HAMP domain-containing histidine kinase, coding for MRRNSRPLLVILAISLGLTGFLAYRAWDAAHRRRWDAVQTLREYAGFAAWEIAISVKEQLYAQFVWMFSPVNPAAPLPAGARLPGAEVLVSTLKPSYRCDPDSDASVFRVDLRSGRLETAGPPFTPAFAAWIKDTVMAYAPTGHGRDFTYSALSGSVSGERRSIILTVKWDEAGNQLAAYGAEFCLARIARPIYEKIISVGHVLPPNITRGLPNDSIFSVVVRDAAGGLVAESRRHYASDYVAGHLLDAFGGVDTRVTLRPDIAEVVYPEGLPRSNLPLVVASLTLALALVLGGAMLLRREDELQRLRTDFIASVSHELRTPLAQLRMFAETLLLGRVRNDAERTRSLEIIDQEARRLSHLVENILQFSRAERQAVVLSRAEQPLAPLLRETVEVFQPVARARQVSVTSALAEDAIAKVDPAALRQIVLNLLDNAVKYGPAGQAVHVALKCVGDAVRVSVEDEGPGIPASDRVRIWKAFQRLERDVNSAVAGSGIGLAVVCELVLAHEGRAWIETPESGRGARFVVELPRRGAAA
- a CDS encoding bifunctional (p)ppGpp synthetase/guanosine-3',5'-bis(diphosphate) 3'-pyrophosphohydrolase — protein: MTTPVLSDIIPGWDLAADAASARLDADLLARAYRFSEKAHAGQTRRNGDPYVTHCVEVAKILAELQLDSITVASGLIHDVVEDTAYSVEDVEREFGREVAQIVDGLTKIGHLPLASREERQVESYRKLLLSVAKDVRVILVKLADRLHNMRTLEWMPEEKRQRIAMETRDLYAPMAHRFGLNSLKAELEDLAFKWLEPDEYRALAKMVAQTRADRDALTAEMAEPLERRLREAGVVVYEVSGRPKHLWSIQKKMEKRAKPYGEIYDLYAIRVLVENIPECYHALGVIHGAWTPLQERIKDYIASPKSNGYQSLHTTVFGPRGTLFEIQIRTREMHRTAEYGIAAHWVYKGDAKGGKDLDRHLAWFRQVLELQLDAETPDQFLEFLKLDLYQDEIFVFTPGGDVIQLPKGATPIDFAFAVHTQLGLHTQGARVNGRIVPLSRELRNSETVEVIRSPNARPSRDWLAHVRTGRARHKIRQWLRNEEQKTFITVGQEILERELRRRKHAKLTEPELQRGAEALKLNGPDHIHASIGSGDITVTQLLKAIYPDLDESESTAIKPSPIERLIDRMRGPRHSKGLRIQGADGLLVRYAQCCQPVPGDSVVGYVTRGRGVSIHRHDCPNLLFLVHEPERRLEIDWQETAGERFVVRLAIEGSDRRGLYADLAAAVSGTGTDIRSLELRTTDGRVSGSAIVEVENLAHLERIIKAARRVKGVSEVARRERLSADED
- a CDS encoding response regulator transcription factor is translated as MRGRVLIVEDNPDLAFGLRNNLEIEGYDVRVAEDGPSGVQHILQWKPDLVILDLMLPGMDGYRVLRTVRDAGFRAPVLMLTARGQESDKVLGLRSGADDYVTKPFGVLELMARVEALLRRAQLGQLPGIDGFGDVKVDRAARAVTRAGRAVALAPMEYELLIALLDRAGTVVSRNDLMRQVWGYDASIVSRTVDTHVMELRRKLEAHPGEPRHIITVRKAGYRLAL